One Rissa tridactyla isolate bRisTri1 chromosome 1, bRisTri1.patW.cur.20221130, whole genome shotgun sequence DNA segment encodes these proteins:
- the MAP7D2 gene encoding MAP7 domain-containing protein 2 isoform X1 encodes MAEPGAARSYPRATAIDGFLKTDERQRLAKERREEREKYLAAREQQILEKERRAKLQYEKQMEERWRKLEEQRQREEQKRAAVEEKRRQKLKEEEERLEAMMRRSLERSQQLEQKQKRWSWGGALAAGSGGRDACDKLSASTMNLPKQMESPISKRLSSSTAAITHSPDRAHRMHLSPMENFIVSRLLTPTQSSLARSRSTLMLSEQYNNPVFHICPRVAPASPLKSPYKPSPTRSTDRKKATSPSTSDAVKGAAAAEVTQTEKIKKEKRPTTPGSSSGMGSPLRRSDSPAAMSRRSASPATPKTVAKTYPQSPKNAKQYPASPVKHRATSNLNQETPKKKADKEKENISHQKSPGARSDEAGQAASEKHVPSAGKTENSEGKITAGTTDAEEASKILAEKRRQARLQKEQEERERQEREERERLEREEQKRKAEEERLRLEEEARKKEEERKREEEAARKKAEEEARRRAEEEQMLKEKQEKELQAKLEKQREEAEIKAREAAEQLRLEREQIMQQIEQERLERKKRIDEIMKRTRRSETPEIKKEEPKLEVPSTLNVEKQPKTLVLNQPDINGLAACLKNKSLESAASVIPSQDVVANGLKSVPGLIQLEAVDGKSNSMEDSTDEVQSMDVSPVSKEELISIPEYSPMNELMPGVSLDQNGTSNAKALEDLLDFTGQATYSKMSSDTISLDDCNKNLIEGFNSPGQENTLNSIC; translated from the exons CTATTGATGGATTTCTAAAAACCGATGAAAGACAAAGACTggcaaaggagagaagagaagaaagggagaaatacCTTG CTGCTAGGGAACAGCAGATActggagaaggagagaagagcaAAACTTCAATATGAAAAGCAAATGGAGGAGCGATGGAGAAAACTGGAGGaacagaggcagagagaggagcagaagagagcaGCCGTTGAAGAAAAACGGAGACAAAAGCTTAAGGAGGAGGAG GAACGTTTAGAAGCCATGATGCGTCGGTCCCTTGAACGCAGCCAGCAGCTGGAACAGAAGCAGAAGCGATGGTCGTGGGGAGGAGCACTGGCTGCGGGCTCAGGAGGGAGAGATG CATGTGACAAACTTTCAGCTTCTACAATGAATCTGCCAAAGCAAATGGAATCGCCAATCAGTAAgcgcctctcctcctccacagcgGCAATAACACATTCCCCCGACAGAG CTCACCGCATGCATCTTAGTCCAATGGAAAACTTTATTGTTTCTCGACTGCTGACTCCCACACAGTCATCTTTAGCCAGAAGCAGAAGTACATTAATGCTTTCTGAGCAGTACAATAATCCAG TATTCCATATCTGTCCTCGTGTAGCACCAGCTAGTCCTCTTAAATCTCCCTACAAGCCTTCCCCCACCCGAAGCACCGACAGAAAGAAGGCAACTTCACCGTCCACTTCTGACGCTGTGAAAGGGGCGGCTGCAGCTGAAGTTACTCAG ACTGAGAAGATAAAGAAAGAGAAGCGACCCACAACACCTGGTTCGTCATCTGGTATGGGATCTCCTCTAAGAAGGTCTGATTCTCCTGCTGCCATGTCCAGAAGATCTGCGTCACCTGCAACGCCCAA GACAGTTGCAAAGACTTATCCCCAGTCTCCTAAAAATGCCAAACAATATCCAGCTTCTCCTGTGAAGCATCGTGCCACTTCCAATCTCAACCAGGAAACTCctaaaaagaaagcagacaaggagaaagaaaacatcagtCATCAGAAATCCCCAGGAGCACGCAGTGATGAGGCAGGCCAGGCGGCTTCTGAGAAGCATGTGCCTTCTgcaggaaagactgaaaatagTGAAG GGAAGATCACGGCAGGAACAACTGACGCAGAAGAAGCCTCAAAAATTCTTGCTGAAAAAAGACGACAGGCCCGCCtgcaaaaagaacaagaagaaagggagagacaggaaagagaagaacGGGAGAG GCTTgaaagagaagaacagaaaagaaaggcagaagaagaaagactTCGTCTGGAGGAAGAGGCTCgtaagaaggaagaggaaagaaaacgtGAAGAAGAAGCAGCtaggaaaaaggcagaagaggaagccAGGAGGAGAGCTGAGGAAGAGCaaatgctaaaagaaaagcaagaaaaagagctCCAAGCCAAACTTGAGAAACAG agggaagaagcagaaatCAAAGCCCGTGAGGCAGCTGAACAACTTCGTCTTGAAAGGGAACAAATCATGCAGCAAATTGAGCAAGAAAGACTGGAGCGGAAGAAG aGAATAGATGAAATAATGAAGAGAACAAGGAGGAGTGAAACACCAGAAATAAAG AAGGAAGAGCCAAAACTGGAGGTACCGTCAACACTGAATGTGGAAAAGCAACCAAAGACCCTTGTTCTCAACCAGCCAG ATATCAATGGATTGGCCGCctgcctgaaaaataaaagcttagaaAGTGCTGCCTCTGTAATCCCTTCCCAAGACGTAGTCGCTAATGGACTCAAGTCAGTTCCAGGGCTTATTCAGCTGGAAGCTGTTGATGGGAAATCTAACAGCATGGAAGATTCAACAGATGAGGTTCAGTCCATGGATGTGAG CCCAGTTTCAAAAGAAGAACTTATCTCTATCCCCGAATATTCACCCATGAATGAACTCATGCCCGGTGTTTCTTTGGACCAGAATGGGACAAGTAATGCCAAGGCTCTTGAAGATCTCTTGGATTTCACAGGCCAAGCTACGTACTCCAAGATGTCCAGTGATACCATTAGCCTAGATGACTGTAACAAAAACTTAATTGAGGGATTTAACAGTCCGGGACAGGAAAATACACTTAATTCTATCTGTTGA
- the MAP7D2 gene encoding MAP7 domain-containing protein 2 isoform X2, giving the protein MAEPGAARSYPRATAIDGFLKTDERQRLAKERREEREKYLAAREQQILEKERRAKLQYEKQMEERWRKLEEQRQREEQKRAAVEEKRRQKLKEEEERLEAMMRRSLERSQQLEQKQKRWSWGGALAAGSGGRDACDKLSASTMNLPKQMESPISKRLSSSTAAITHSPDRAHRMHLSPMENFIVSRLLTPTQSSLARSRSTLMLSEQYNNPAPASPLKSPYKPSPTRSTDRKKATSPSTSDAVKGAAAAEVTQTEKIKKEKRPTTPGSSSGMGSPLRRSDSPAAMSRRSASPATPKTVAKTYPQSPKNAKQYPASPVKHRATSNLNQETPKKKADKEKENISHQKSPGARSDEAGQAASEKHVPSAGKTENSEGKITAGTTDAEEASKILAEKRRQARLQKEQEERERQEREERERLEREEQKRKAEEERLRLEEEARKKEEERKREEEAARKKAEEEARRRAEEEQMLKEKQEKELQAKLEKQREEAEIKAREAAEQLRLEREQIMQQIEQERLERKKRIDEIMKRTRRSETPEIKKEEPKLEVPSTLNVEKQPKTLVLNQPDINGLAACLKNKSLESAASVIPSQDVVANGLKSVPGLIQLEAVDGKSNSMEDSTDEVQSMDVSPVSKEELISIPEYSPMNELMPGVSLDQNGTSNAKALEDLLDFTGQATYSKMSSDTISLDDCNKNLIEGFNSPGQENTLNSIC; this is encoded by the exons CTATTGATGGATTTCTAAAAACCGATGAAAGACAAAGACTggcaaaggagagaagagaagaaagggagaaatacCTTG CTGCTAGGGAACAGCAGATActggagaaggagagaagagcaAAACTTCAATATGAAAAGCAAATGGAGGAGCGATGGAGAAAACTGGAGGaacagaggcagagagaggagcagaagagagcaGCCGTTGAAGAAAAACGGAGACAAAAGCTTAAGGAGGAGGAG GAACGTTTAGAAGCCATGATGCGTCGGTCCCTTGAACGCAGCCAGCAGCTGGAACAGAAGCAGAAGCGATGGTCGTGGGGAGGAGCACTGGCTGCGGGCTCAGGAGGGAGAGATG CATGTGACAAACTTTCAGCTTCTACAATGAATCTGCCAAAGCAAATGGAATCGCCAATCAGTAAgcgcctctcctcctccacagcgGCAATAACACATTCCCCCGACAGAG CTCACCGCATGCATCTTAGTCCAATGGAAAACTTTATTGTTTCTCGACTGCTGACTCCCACACAGTCATCTTTAGCCAGAAGCAGAAGTACATTAATGCTTTCTGAGCAGTACAATAATCCAG CACCAGCTAGTCCTCTTAAATCTCCCTACAAGCCTTCCCCCACCCGAAGCACCGACAGAAAGAAGGCAACTTCACCGTCCACTTCTGACGCTGTGAAAGGGGCGGCTGCAGCTGAAGTTACTCAG ACTGAGAAGATAAAGAAAGAGAAGCGACCCACAACACCTGGTTCGTCATCTGGTATGGGATCTCCTCTAAGAAGGTCTGATTCTCCTGCTGCCATGTCCAGAAGATCTGCGTCACCTGCAACGCCCAA GACAGTTGCAAAGACTTATCCCCAGTCTCCTAAAAATGCCAAACAATATCCAGCTTCTCCTGTGAAGCATCGTGCCACTTCCAATCTCAACCAGGAAACTCctaaaaagaaagcagacaaggagaaagaaaacatcagtCATCAGAAATCCCCAGGAGCACGCAGTGATGAGGCAGGCCAGGCGGCTTCTGAGAAGCATGTGCCTTCTgcaggaaagactgaaaatagTGAAG GGAAGATCACGGCAGGAACAACTGACGCAGAAGAAGCCTCAAAAATTCTTGCTGAAAAAAGACGACAGGCCCGCCtgcaaaaagaacaagaagaaagggagagacaggaaagagaagaacGGGAGAG GCTTgaaagagaagaacagaaaagaaaggcagaagaagaaagactTCGTCTGGAGGAAGAGGCTCgtaagaaggaagaggaaagaaaacgtGAAGAAGAAGCAGCtaggaaaaaggcagaagaggaagccAGGAGGAGAGCTGAGGAAGAGCaaatgctaaaagaaaagcaagaaaaagagctCCAAGCCAAACTTGAGAAACAG agggaagaagcagaaatCAAAGCCCGTGAGGCAGCTGAACAACTTCGTCTTGAAAGGGAACAAATCATGCAGCAAATTGAGCAAGAAAGACTGGAGCGGAAGAAG aGAATAGATGAAATAATGAAGAGAACAAGGAGGAGTGAAACACCAGAAATAAAG AAGGAAGAGCCAAAACTGGAGGTACCGTCAACACTGAATGTGGAAAAGCAACCAAAGACCCTTGTTCTCAACCAGCCAG ATATCAATGGATTGGCCGCctgcctgaaaaataaaagcttagaaAGTGCTGCCTCTGTAATCCCTTCCCAAGACGTAGTCGCTAATGGACTCAAGTCAGTTCCAGGGCTTATTCAGCTGGAAGCTGTTGATGGGAAATCTAACAGCATGGAAGATTCAACAGATGAGGTTCAGTCCATGGATGTGAG CCCAGTTTCAAAAGAAGAACTTATCTCTATCCCCGAATATTCACCCATGAATGAACTCATGCCCGGTGTTTCTTTGGACCAGAATGGGACAAGTAATGCCAAGGCTCTTGAAGATCTCTTGGATTTCACAGGCCAAGCTACGTACTCCAAGATGTCCAGTGATACCATTAGCCTAGATGACTGTAACAAAAACTTAATTGAGGGATTTAACAGTCCGGGACAGGAAAATACACTTAATTCTATCTGTTGA